One stretch of Paroedura picta isolate Pp20150507F chromosome 13, Ppicta_v3.0, whole genome shotgun sequence DNA includes these proteins:
- the SART3 gene encoding spliceosome associated factor 3, U4/U6 recycling protein isoform X2 → MAAAEEEALRAAAAGESEDEGGGEASGDTSDEEKENEAEIQRLEEQLSINAFDYNCHLDLIKLLRQEGELVKLQRARQKMSELFPLTEEIWLDWLKDEIRMAADNSEREKVYDLFERAVKDYICPEIWLEYAQCSIGGIGQEGGMEKVRSIFERALTAVGLHVTKGAAIWEAFREFENAILETVQPAAGSIPSPEQQQTISTQLEKIHALFRRQLGIPLLDMETTYAEYGEWSKEPIPDVMVKNYKRALQQLQKCKPYEEALLVAEAPKLAEYQAYVDFEMKAGDPARIQLVYERALAENCLVPDLWAQYTQYLDRQLKVKELVLPAHERAVRNCPWTVKLWKHYLLAMERHGVAHPLVSETFEKALNAGFIQATDYVEIWQAYLDYLRRRVDFTQDSSQELEELRSAFAHAVEYLKQEVEERFSESGDPSCTIMQTWARIEARLCHNMQKARELWDSIMTKGNAKYANMWLEYYNLERAHGDPQHCRKALHRAVQCTTDYPEHVCEVLLTLERIEGTLEDWDAAVQKIETRLARVNEQRAKAAEKEAALARQEGERAEQRKQSRAEKRAAKKAKKPKAGDKRKADEDGDKEWGQEEEEQPSKRQKGGGDVPDEAEDMETGVGLFGRDASAKADLTPKEVAPAASKWKEPPKILHDREKENVTVFVSNLSYSMAEPEVKLRELFESCGEVAEIRPIFSNRGTFRGYCYVEFKDEKAALQALCLDRRSVEGRPMFVSPCVDKTKNPDFKVFKYSTALEKHKLFISGLPFSCTKEELEEVCQAHGNVKEIRLVTNRAGKPKGLAYVEFENETQASQAVLKLDGRTIKDHVIKVAISNPPTRRFAETSEAAGRGSQSLVPRQIYGTRGKGRTQLSMVPRALQRQHNPTAKAANGVAQNPPGSLPPPTEEPKKMSNADFARMLLNK, encoded by the exons atGGCGGCGGCCGAGGAGGAAGCGCTgcgcgcggcggcggcgggggagtcGGAAGACGAGGGCGGCGGGGAGGCCTCGGGGGACACGTCGGACGAGGAGAAGGAGAACGAGGCCGAGATCCAGCGCCTGGAGGAGCAG CTTTCAATCAACGCGTTTGACTACAACTGTCACCTGGACCTCATAAAACTGTTGCGGCAGGAAGGTGAGCTGGTGAAACTTCAAAGAGCCCGTCAGAAGATGAGTGAACTCTTTCCTCTCACTGAAG AGATCTGGCTAGACTGGCTGAAGGATGAGATTCGAATGGCAGCAGATAACTCTGAGCGGGAGAAAGTCTATGATCTCTTTGAGAGGGCTGTGAAAGACTACATAT GTCCCGAGATCTGGCTTGAGTATGCCCAGTGCTCAATTGGCGGCATCGGCCAGGAGGGAGGCATGGAGAAAGTTCGCTCCATATTTGAAAGGGCACTGACGGCTGTCGGCCTTCATGTGACGAAGGGAGCGGCCATCTGGGAGGCATTCCGGGAGTTTGAAAATGCCATTCTGGAGACCGTGCAG CCAGCAGCTGGCAGCATTCCATCTCCCGAGCAGCAGCAGACCATCAGCACACAGCTGGAAAAGATTCACGCCCTCTTCAGGCGCCAGCTGGGGATTCCTCTGCTGG ACATGGAGACCACTTACGCCGAATATGGAGAATGGTCCAAGGAGCCGATCCCAGACGTGATGGTCAAGAATTACAAGAGGGCTTTGCAGCAGTTGCAGAAATGTAAACCCTACGAAGAAGCTctg TTGGTTGCTGAGGCACCAAAGCTGGCAGAATACCAAGCCTACGTTGACTTTGAGATGAAGGCTGGGGATCCGGCTCGCATCCAGTTGGTTTACGAGCGAGCCCTGGCAGAGAACTGCCTCGTGCCAGATCTGTGGGCACAGTACACTCAGTACCTG GACAGGCAGCTGAAGGTGAAGGAGCTGGTGCTTCCTGCCCATGAGAGGGCTGTCAGGAATTGTCCCTGGACCGTCAAGCTGTGGAAGCACTACCTGCTGGCTATGGAGAGGCACGGAGTGGCGCATCCGCTCGTTTCGG AAACTTTTGAAAAGGCTTTGAACGCTGGCTTCATCCAAGCGACTGACTACGTGGAAATCTGGCAGGCGTACCTGGACTATTTGCGAAGACGGGTGGATTTTACTCAAG ACTCCAGTCAAGAGCTGGAAGAACTGAGGTCAGCGTTTGCCCATGCAGTGGAGTACCTGAAGCAGGAAGTGGAAGAGC GCTTTAGTGAGAGTGGGGACCCATCCTGTACCATAATGCAGACCTGGGCAAGGATTGAG GCCCGCCTGTGTCACAACATGCAGAAGGCACGCGAACTGTGGGACAGCATCATGACAAAAGGGAACGCCAAGTACGCCAACATGTGGCTGGAGTACTACAATCTGGAGCG GGCACATGGCGATCCGCAGCACTGCAGGAAGGCTTTGCACCGGGCTGTGCAGTGCACGACCGACTACCCGGAGCACGTCTGCGAGGTGTTGCTGACGCTAGAAAGAATTGAAG GCACGTTGGAGGACTGGGACGCTGCTGTTCAGAAAATAGAGACCCGGCTGGCACGCGTGAACGAGCAGAGAGCCAAG GCTGCTGAGAAAGAGGCTGCCCTTGCgaggcaggaaggagaaagagccGAGCAGCGGAAGCAGTCCCGGGCGGAGAAGAGAGCTGCCAAAAAGGCCAAGAAACCCAAGGCTGGAGACAAGCGCAAAGCTGATGAAGACGGGGACAAGGaatgggggcaggaggaggaag aGCAGCCCAGCAAGCGGCAGAAGGGAGGCGGAGACGTGCCAGATGAGGCGGAAGACATGGAGACGGGGGTGGGGTTGTTTGGACGAGACGCGTCCGCGAAAGCAGACCTGACTCCCAAAGAGGTGGCCCCGGCGGCTTCCAAATGGAAAGAGCCCCCCAAAATCCTCCACGACCGCGAGAAGGAGAACGTCACAGTCTTTGTCAGCAACCTCTCCTACAGCATGGCGGAGCCAGAGGTGAAGCTGCGCGAGCTCTTTGAGAGCTGCGGAGAGGTGGCCGAAATCCGGCCCATCTTCAGCAACAGGGGGACTTTCCGGGGCTACTGCTACGTGGAGTTCAAGGACGAGAAGGCGGCTCTGCAAGCCCTCTGCCTGGACCGCAGAAGCGTCGAGGGGAGGCCCATGTTTGTGTCTCCTTGTGTCGACAAGACCAAGAACCCGGATTTCAAG GTGTTCAAGTACAGCACTGCCCTGGAGAAACACAAGCTCTTCATCTCCGGCCTGCCCTTCTCCTGCACAAAGGAGGAGCTGGAGGAGGTGTGCCAGGCCCACGGGAACGTGAAGGAGATCCGTTTGGTCACCAACCGAGCAGGGAAACCCAAG GGCCTGGCCTACGTGGAGTTTGAGAACGAGACGCAGGCCTCCCAGGCAGTGCTGAAGTTGGACGGACGGACCATTAAGGACCACGTCATCAAGGTGGCCATTAGCAACCCGCCTACCCGGAGATTCGCGGAGACGTCTGAGGCTGCGGGGAGAGGCTCCCAGTCCCTGGTCCCTCGACAGATCTACGGCAC CCGCGGGAAAGGGCGGACCCAGCTGTCCATGGTCCCCCGTGCTCTGCAGCGCCAGCACAACCCCACGGCCAAGGCAGCCAACGGCGTGGCCCAGAACCCACCTgggtccctgccccctcccacagagGAGCCCAAAAAGATGTCGAATGCGGACTTTGCCCGGATGCTGCTGAACAAATGA
- the SART3 gene encoding spliceosome associated factor 3, U4/U6 recycling protein isoform X1 has product MAAAEEEALRAAAAGESEDEGGGEASGDTSDEEKENEAEIQRLEEQLSINAFDYNCHLDLIKLLRQEGELVKLQRARQKMSELFPLTEEIWLDWLKDEIRMAADNSEREKVYDLFERAVKDYICPEIWLEYAQCSIGGIGQEGGMEKVRSIFERALTAVGLHVTKGAAIWEAFREFENAILETVQPAAGSIPSPEQQQTISTQLEKIHALFRRQLGIPLLDMETTYAEYGEWSKEPIPDVMVKNYKRALQQLQKCKPYEEALLVAEAPKLAEYQAYVDFEMKAGDPARIQLVYERALAENCLVPDLWAQYTQYLDRQLKVKELVLPAHERAVRNCPWTVKLWKHYLLAMERHGVAHPLVSETFEKALNAGFIQATDYVEIWQAYLDYLRRRVDFTQDSSQELEELRSAFAHAVEYLKQEVEERFSESGDPSCTIMQTWARIEARLCHNMQKARELWDSIMTKGNAKYANMWLEYYNLERAHGDPQHCRKALHRAVQCTTDYPEHVCEVLLTLERIEGTLEDWDAAVQKIETRLARVNEQRAKAAEKEAALARQEGERAEQRKQSRAEKRAAKKAKKPKAGDKRKADEDGDKEWGQEEEAEQPSKRQKGGGDVPDEAEDMETGVGLFGRDASAKADLTPKEVAPAASKWKEPPKILHDREKENVTVFVSNLSYSMAEPEVKLRELFESCGEVAEIRPIFSNRGTFRGYCYVEFKDEKAALQALCLDRRSVEGRPMFVSPCVDKTKNPDFKVFKYSTALEKHKLFISGLPFSCTKEELEEVCQAHGNVKEIRLVTNRAGKPKGLAYVEFENETQASQAVLKLDGRTIKDHVIKVAISNPPTRRFAETSEAAGRGSQSLVPRQIYGTRGKGRTQLSMVPRALQRQHNPTAKAANGVAQNPPGSLPPPTEEPKKMSNADFARMLLNK; this is encoded by the exons atGGCGGCGGCCGAGGAGGAAGCGCTgcgcgcggcggcggcgggggagtcGGAAGACGAGGGCGGCGGGGAGGCCTCGGGGGACACGTCGGACGAGGAGAAGGAGAACGAGGCCGAGATCCAGCGCCTGGAGGAGCAG CTTTCAATCAACGCGTTTGACTACAACTGTCACCTGGACCTCATAAAACTGTTGCGGCAGGAAGGTGAGCTGGTGAAACTTCAAAGAGCCCGTCAGAAGATGAGTGAACTCTTTCCTCTCACTGAAG AGATCTGGCTAGACTGGCTGAAGGATGAGATTCGAATGGCAGCAGATAACTCTGAGCGGGAGAAAGTCTATGATCTCTTTGAGAGGGCTGTGAAAGACTACATAT GTCCCGAGATCTGGCTTGAGTATGCCCAGTGCTCAATTGGCGGCATCGGCCAGGAGGGAGGCATGGAGAAAGTTCGCTCCATATTTGAAAGGGCACTGACGGCTGTCGGCCTTCATGTGACGAAGGGAGCGGCCATCTGGGAGGCATTCCGGGAGTTTGAAAATGCCATTCTGGAGACCGTGCAG CCAGCAGCTGGCAGCATTCCATCTCCCGAGCAGCAGCAGACCATCAGCACACAGCTGGAAAAGATTCACGCCCTCTTCAGGCGCCAGCTGGGGATTCCTCTGCTGG ACATGGAGACCACTTACGCCGAATATGGAGAATGGTCCAAGGAGCCGATCCCAGACGTGATGGTCAAGAATTACAAGAGGGCTTTGCAGCAGTTGCAGAAATGTAAACCCTACGAAGAAGCTctg TTGGTTGCTGAGGCACCAAAGCTGGCAGAATACCAAGCCTACGTTGACTTTGAGATGAAGGCTGGGGATCCGGCTCGCATCCAGTTGGTTTACGAGCGAGCCCTGGCAGAGAACTGCCTCGTGCCAGATCTGTGGGCACAGTACACTCAGTACCTG GACAGGCAGCTGAAGGTGAAGGAGCTGGTGCTTCCTGCCCATGAGAGGGCTGTCAGGAATTGTCCCTGGACCGTCAAGCTGTGGAAGCACTACCTGCTGGCTATGGAGAGGCACGGAGTGGCGCATCCGCTCGTTTCGG AAACTTTTGAAAAGGCTTTGAACGCTGGCTTCATCCAAGCGACTGACTACGTGGAAATCTGGCAGGCGTACCTGGACTATTTGCGAAGACGGGTGGATTTTACTCAAG ACTCCAGTCAAGAGCTGGAAGAACTGAGGTCAGCGTTTGCCCATGCAGTGGAGTACCTGAAGCAGGAAGTGGAAGAGC GCTTTAGTGAGAGTGGGGACCCATCCTGTACCATAATGCAGACCTGGGCAAGGATTGAG GCCCGCCTGTGTCACAACATGCAGAAGGCACGCGAACTGTGGGACAGCATCATGACAAAAGGGAACGCCAAGTACGCCAACATGTGGCTGGAGTACTACAATCTGGAGCG GGCACATGGCGATCCGCAGCACTGCAGGAAGGCTTTGCACCGGGCTGTGCAGTGCACGACCGACTACCCGGAGCACGTCTGCGAGGTGTTGCTGACGCTAGAAAGAATTGAAG GCACGTTGGAGGACTGGGACGCTGCTGTTCAGAAAATAGAGACCCGGCTGGCACGCGTGAACGAGCAGAGAGCCAAG GCTGCTGAGAAAGAGGCTGCCCTTGCgaggcaggaaggagaaagagccGAGCAGCGGAAGCAGTCCCGGGCGGAGAAGAGAGCTGCCAAAAAGGCCAAGAAACCCAAGGCTGGAGACAAGCGCAAAGCTGATGAAGACGGGGACAAGGaatgggggcaggaggaggaag cagaGCAGCCCAGCAAGCGGCAGAAGGGAGGCGGAGACGTGCCAGATGAGGCGGAAGACATGGAGACGGGGGTGGGGTTGTTTGGACGAGACGCGTCCGCGAAAGCAGACCTGACTCCCAAAGAGGTGGCCCCGGCGGCTTCCAAATGGAAAGAGCCCCCCAAAATCCTCCACGACCGCGAGAAGGAGAACGTCACAGTCTTTGTCAGCAACCTCTCCTACAGCATGGCGGAGCCAGAGGTGAAGCTGCGCGAGCTCTTTGAGAGCTGCGGAGAGGTGGCCGAAATCCGGCCCATCTTCAGCAACAGGGGGACTTTCCGGGGCTACTGCTACGTGGAGTTCAAGGACGAGAAGGCGGCTCTGCAAGCCCTCTGCCTGGACCGCAGAAGCGTCGAGGGGAGGCCCATGTTTGTGTCTCCTTGTGTCGACAAGACCAAGAACCCGGATTTCAAG GTGTTCAAGTACAGCACTGCCCTGGAGAAACACAAGCTCTTCATCTCCGGCCTGCCCTTCTCCTGCACAAAGGAGGAGCTGGAGGAGGTGTGCCAGGCCCACGGGAACGTGAAGGAGATCCGTTTGGTCACCAACCGAGCAGGGAAACCCAAG GGCCTGGCCTACGTGGAGTTTGAGAACGAGACGCAGGCCTCCCAGGCAGTGCTGAAGTTGGACGGACGGACCATTAAGGACCACGTCATCAAGGTGGCCATTAGCAACCCGCCTACCCGGAGATTCGCGGAGACGTCTGAGGCTGCGGGGAGAGGCTCCCAGTCCCTGGTCCCTCGACAGATCTACGGCAC CCGCGGGAAAGGGCGGACCCAGCTGTCCATGGTCCCCCGTGCTCTGCAGCGCCAGCACAACCCCACGGCCAAGGCAGCCAACGGCGTGGCCCAGAACCCACCTgggtccctgccccctcccacagagGAGCCCAAAAAGATGTCGAATGCGGACTTTGCCCGGATGCTGCTGAACAAATGA
- the FICD gene encoding LOW QUALITY PROTEIN: protein adenylyltransferase FICD (The sequence of the model RefSeq protein was modified relative to this genomic sequence to represent the inferred CDS: inserted 2 bases in 2 codons; deleted 2 bases in 2 codons) produces the protein MNLLSMAAVAEPELKWLSLWLRVRWAAVLVVPLASLLLLLPLTSVEDQCQTILRGLSFLKGRLGLGYVGITTSPGQTTSLSVTSAGLELLVLKARAPQEVRLEARAALNQALEMKRQGKREKAHKLFLHALKMDPDYVDALTEFGLFSEEEKDIIQADYLYSKALTISPRNEKALISRDRTLPLVEEIDQRFFSIIDGKVQKVMSIPKGNSALRRVMEESYYHHIYHTVAIEGNTLSLSEIRHILETRYAVPGKSLVEQNEVIGMHAAMKYVNTTLVSRMGCMALSDVLEIHRRVLGYVDPVEAGRFRTTQVFVGHHIPPHPRDVEKQVLELVHWVNSEDAMSLHPVEFAALAHYKLVYXHPFVDGNGRTSRLLMNLILMQAGYPPISIRKEQRAEYYHVLEVANEGDVXPFIRFIAKCTETTLDMLLIATTEYSVGLPEAHSGTTDCKQTIPVKTRP, from the exons ATGAACCTCCTATCGATGGCGGCCGTGGCAGAGCCGGAGCTGAAATGGCTGTCGCTGTGGCTCCGCGTCCGCTGGGCAGCCGTGCTGGTGGTGCCGCTGgcctcgctgctgctgctgctcccgctGACCTCGGTGGAAGATCAGTGCCAGACCATCCTCAGGGGCCTGTCCTTCCTGAAGGGCAGGCTGGGCCTGGGCTACGTGGGCATCACCACCTCCCCTGGGCAGACGACCAGCCTCAGCGTGACGTCCGCTGGATTGGAGCTGCTGGTGCTGAAGGCCAGAGCCCCCCAAG AGGTGCGGTTGGAAGCCAGAGCAGCTCTGAACCAGGCCCTGGAGATGAAGAGGCAGGGGAAGCGGGAGAAGGCCCACAAGCTCTTCCTGCACGCCCTCAAGATGGACCCGGACTACGTGGACGCCTTGACCGAGTTTGGCCTCTTCTCCGAAGAGGAGAAGGACATCATCCAAGCCGACTACCTGTACTCCAAAGCCCTGACGATCTCCCCCCGGAACGAGAAAGCGCTCATCAGTCGTGACCGGACGCTGCCGCTGGTGGAGGAGATCGACCAGAGGTTCTTCAGCATCATCGACGGCAAGGTCCAGAAAGTGATGTCCATCCCGAAAGGCAACTCGGCCCTGCGCCGTGTGATGGAGGAGTCTTATTACCACCACATCTATCACACGGTGGCCATCGAAGGGAACACGCTGTCACTCTCGGAAATCCGACACATCCTCGAGACCCGCTATGCCGTCCCCGGGAAGAGCCTGGTGGAACAGAACGAGGTCATTGGCATGCATGCTGCCATGAAGTACGTCAACACCACCCTGGTCTCCCGGATGGGGTGCATGGCCCTCAGCGATGTT TTGGAGATCCACAGGAGGGTGCTGGGCTACGTGGACCCCGTGGAG GCCGGCCGCTTTAGGACTACCCAGGTATTTGTGGGGCATCACATCCCGCCCCACCCGCGGGACGTTGAGAAGCAGGTGCTGGAGCTCGTCCACTGGGTCAACTCGGAGGACGCCATGAGCTTGCACCCGGTGGAGTTCGCTGCCTTGGCCCATTACAAACTCGTGT ATCACCCCTTTGTGGACGGGAACGGGAGAACCTCCCGCCTCCTGATGAACCTCATCCTCATGCAGGCCGGATACCCGCCCATCTCCATCCGCAAGGAACAGCGGGCAGAATACTACCACGTCTTGGAGGTGGCCAACGAGGGCGACG AGCCGTTCATCCGCTTCATTGCCAAATGCACCGAGACCACCTTAGACATGTTGCTCATCGCGACCACCGAGTATTCCGTGGGCCTCCCCGAAGCCCACAGCGGCACCACGGATTGCAAGCAGACCATCCCGGTGAAAACCCGCCCGTGA